A stretch of Gorilla gorilla gorilla isolate KB3781 chromosome 9, NHGRI_mGorGor1-v2.1_pri, whole genome shotgun sequence DNA encodes these proteins:
- the SCGB1D2 gene encoding secretoglobin family 1D member 2 gives MKLSVCLLLVTLALCCYQANAEVCPALVSELFDFFFIREPLFKLSLAKFDAPPEAVAAKLGVKRCTDQMSLQKRGLIAEVLVKIVKKCSV, from the exons ATGAAGCTGTCGGTGTGTCTCCTGCTGGTCACGCTGGCCCTCTGCTGCTACCAGG CCAATGCCGAGGTCTGCCCAGCTCTTGTTTCTGAGCTGTTTGACTTCTTCTTCATTAGAGAACCTCTGTTCAAGTTAAGTCTTGCCAAATTTGATGCCCCTCCGGAAGCTGTTGCAGCCAAGTTAGGAGTGAAGAGATGCACGGATCAGATGTCCCTTCAGAAACGAGGTCTCATTGCAGAAGTCCTG GTGAAAATAGTGAAGAAATGTAGTGTGTGA